From the Vibrio algarum genome, one window contains:
- a CDS encoding TRAP transporter large permease — translation MTYVVLMIICFLLLMAIRIPIPFALIASTLIYFIGADIPFNILNVRLLRSFDSFILLAIPFFILAGKIMSEAGISDRIIRLADLMVGRVKGNLAYVNIVVSMFFGGITGTAISDTTAIGSVMIPSMTKKGYTKAFSAAVTAVSSTMGPIIPPSIMFIIYGSIAQVSIQDMFLAGALPGVMVGVAQMVVVWLYGRKVELPRREERISTKEGLGIIGDAFFAILLPVIILGGIIFGIVSPTEAAVIATFYAIFISMFIYRSLSWKKLLEVIRESTVETGSVSIIIASAALFGWALSNEQLPMLFAQYLMENIQSPWMILLLVNILLFFLGMFMDSIPALMIVTPVFLPLFKMLGIDPLHAGIFMSVNLITGLATPPVGCCLFAASIISGESMEKISKAIMPFILANVFIVLLITYIPGFTLFIPSLFK, via the coding sequence ATGACTTATGTTGTATTGATGATTATTTGCTTTCTGTTGCTAATGGCAATCAGAATTCCTATTCCTTTTGCCCTGATAGCATCAACGTTGATATATTTTATTGGTGCTGATATTCCCTTTAACATTTTAAATGTAAGGCTTTTACGATCCTTTGATTCCTTTATTCTTCTAGCAATACCATTTTTTATTCTGGCAGGAAAAATCATGTCAGAAGCGGGAATTAGTGACAGAATTATAAGGCTGGCAGACTTAATGGTAGGAAGAGTTAAGGGAAACCTTGCCTATGTAAATATTGTCGTAAGTATGTTCTTTGGTGGTATTACCGGAACTGCAATCTCCGATACAACGGCTATTGGTTCTGTCATGATACCATCGATGACAAAAAAAGGTTATACAAAGGCTTTTAGTGCTGCAGTAACAGCCGTATCCTCGACTATGGGGCCTATTATCCCACCTAGCATAATGTTTATTATTTATGGCTCGATCGCGCAGGTGTCGATTCAGGACATGTTTTTAGCAGGCGCGCTTCCAGGCGTAATGGTTGGTGTCGCTCAGATGGTAGTGGTATGGCTATACGGTCGGAAAGTCGAACTTCCACGGCGAGAAGAACGTATATCTACTAAAGAAGGCTTGGGAATCATCGGCGATGCATTTTTTGCTATTTTACTCCCAGTAATTATTTTGGGTGGAATTATATTTGGAATTGTGAGCCCGACAGAGGCTGCGGTAATAGCCACTTTTTACGCTATATTTATTTCAATGTTTATTTACCGCTCTTTGAGCTGGAAAAAATTGTTGGAAGTTATCCGAGAATCAACGGTTGAAACTGGTAGTGTCTCCATAATCATCGCTTCAGCAGCTCTTTTTGGTTGGGCACTCTCGAATGAACAGTTACCAATGCTATTTGCACAATATCTTATGGAGAATATTCAATCTCCTTGGATGATTTTACTGTTAGTCAATATTCTTCTCTTCTTCTTGGGGATGTTTATGGACTCTATACCAGCTTTAATGATTGTCACTCCGGTGTTCCTTCCATTATTTAAAATGTTAGGTATAGATCCACTTCACGCTGGAATATTTATGAGCGTAAATTTGATCACCGGCCTGGCTACACCCCCTGTTGGTTGCTGTCTTTTTGCTGCATCCATAATTTCGGGTGAAAGTATGGAAAAAATAAGTAAAGCTATTATGCCATTTATTTTGGCCAATGTGTTTATTGTACTACTCATTACATACATTCCTGGTTTTACACTTTTTATTCCATCTTTATTTAAGTAG
- a CDS encoding glycine radical domain-containing protein codes for MGLYSVEDHVKMGINTGALPDGRRNGEAMASAISPVQGKDVNGPTAAINSLLKTDLSVATNGMVLDIKFSPTFFDKKSHHQALRMLVQAYAEQGGGEIQFNVMDRDTLLDAQTNPEQYKDLVVRVSGFSAYFTSLVKETQDEIILRTEHLGV; via the coding sequence ATGGGACTGTACTCTGTAGAAGATCACGTAAAGATGGGTATCAATACCGGTGCTCTTCCTGATGGAAGACGGAATGGCGAAGCAATGGCCAGTGCTATCTCGCCCGTTCAGGGAAAGGATGTCAATGGGCCAACAGCAGCAATCAACTCACTATTAAAGACAGACCTAAGTGTAGCCACAAATGGTATGGTTTTAGATATTAAATTTAGCCCGACTTTCTTTGATAAAAAGAGCCACCATCAGGCGCTAAGAATGCTGGTACAGGCATACGCTGAGCAAGGTGGTGGGGAGATTCAGTTCAATGTCATGGATAGAGATACCTTGTTGGATGCCCAGACTAATCCTGAACAATATAAAGATTTGGTCGTAAGGGTTTCCGGTTTCAGCGCATACTTCACCAGCCTGGTAAAAGAGACACAAGATGAAATCATCTTGCGGACTGAGCACCTAGGTGTGTGA
- a CDS encoding TRAP transporter small permease produces MSTTPKVSAIISIDKVMNRLQAVCRHTIFLLMAGLIVLLGANILLRYSFNAPISWSNTVSRYSYIYIVLIGSAIAYLQDGHARVDFFYDKASARVKKLFDFIHCLIMMSVCVIFIVMGSQHAISMWAVHAPIIPWLPVGLVYLSIPIFASLVFLYLLKKLISLF; encoded by the coding sequence ATGTCTACAACACCAAAAGTTAGTGCAATCATAAGCATAGACAAGGTTATGAATAGGCTACAAGCTGTATGCAGGCATACCATATTTTTGTTGATGGCTGGTCTGATTGTTCTGCTTGGAGCGAATATCCTATTAAGATATAGCTTTAATGCCCCCATCTCGTGGTCTAATACAGTATCCAGATATTCCTACATTTATATCGTACTTATCGGGAGCGCGATAGCTTATCTTCAGGATGGACACGCGAGGGTTGACTTTTTCTACGATAAAGCAAGTGCCAGAGTAAAAAAACTATTTGATTTTATTCACTGTCTAATAATGATGTCAGTCTGCGTCATTTTTATAGTAATGGGCAGCCAACATGCTATCTCTATGTGGGCAGTTCATGCTCCTATCATACCGTGGTTACCTGTAGGACTAGTTTACCTTTCTATCCCAATATTTGCCTCACTGGTTTTTCTTTATCTGCTGAAAAAGCTGATTTCTCTTTTCTAA
- a CDS encoding GntR family transcriptional regulator, producing the protein MTSTKQKTYEDLKYRIITQQLAPGDLLKDKEIMEQYGIGRTPLRDVFLELQSEGLINRVPRSGTWVAPMDFNFLKQITEVRIGIEGVAAELTASRITEKQLASLKSILEEVEHFEKGGQVNDRALIQLESEFHNIIYSSTGNPQLEKLLRSYQSLGARFWHYLVFSPEQMFEQFKSHHQLLEAIEKKDGSLSKTIAENHIRVYIDIIDRKLGVL; encoded by the coding sequence ATGACCTCCACTAAGCAAAAAACTTATGAAGATCTTAAATATCGTATAATTACGCAACAACTTGCCCCCGGCGATTTGCTGAAAGACAAAGAAATCATGGAGCAATACGGTATCGGTCGAACACCGCTTCGTGACGTGTTTCTTGAACTACAAAGTGAAGGGCTGATAAATCGGGTTCCCCGCTCCGGAACATGGGTCGCCCCCATGGATTTTAACTTTCTCAAGCAAATTACTGAGGTTAGAATCGGTATAGAAGGTGTAGCTGCCGAGCTAACTGCATCAAGGATCACAGAAAAACAGCTTGCGAGCCTAAAAAGTATTCTTGAAGAAGTAGAACACTTTGAGAAAGGGGGACAAGTAAATGATAGAGCTTTGATTCAGCTAGAGTCTGAGTTTCACAATATCATCTACTCCTCCACTGGCAATCCTCAACTCGAGAAGTTGCTGCGAAGCTACCAAAGTCTTGGAGCCAGATTTTGGCATTACCTTGTGTTCTCACCCGAGCAAATGTTTGAACAGTTCAAAAGTCATCACCAGTTACTTGAAGCGATTGAGAAGAAAGATGGAAGCTTGAGTAAAACTATTGCAGAGAACCACATACGAGTTTATATCGATATTATTGACCGCAAGCTGGGTGTTTTATAG
- a CDS encoding TRAP transporter substrate-binding protein, whose protein sequence is MKLNRNKAVKTMLWIASLALFTVPGLQAKTMNLKFAHQNNVYDADQLLAETFKKLVEEKTDGALDINIYPGTLTGSEEEALEFATMGTVDFSANSAGHIAGYYDDIQFLQLPYLFKSQEHYNVARRSGVVKEILEGVSKATGMIALGIYSDCNGFAIASKKAINNIKDAKGMKLRCMQNPLFIDTYEAFGFTATPTDWGELYTSLQTGMVEADDLGVYCNSIFKMSEVVESYAILNQMWTQKILFISPITWAKLNDEQKAIVQSVADEAIELTDAWQYAREAQYIEKVKAAGQTVTYPDTAEFKTAAESVYTKWFKNKPNWASWYDQIQYLDPNARLPEAYQ, encoded by the coding sequence ATGAAACTGAACAGAAATAAGGCTGTGAAGACCATGCTCTGGATAGCCAGCCTGGCTCTTTTTACCGTTCCTGGGCTTCAAGCAAAAACGATGAATCTAAAGTTTGCGCATCAGAACAATGTTTACGATGCTGACCAACTTTTGGCCGAAACCTTTAAGAAATTGGTAGAAGAAAAAACGGATGGGGCTTTGGACATTAACATCTATCCTGGCACTCTTACCGGCTCTGAAGAAGAAGCACTCGAATTTGCAACCATGGGAACGGTCGACTTCTCGGCAAACAGTGCTGGTCATATCGCCGGTTACTACGATGACATTCAGTTCCTTCAACTACCTTATCTTTTTAAAAGCCAAGAACACTACAACGTAGCCAGACGTTCTGGTGTGGTAAAGGAAATCTTGGAAGGGGTAAGTAAAGCAACTGGAATGATAGCTCTAGGAATTTATTCCGACTGTAACGGTTTTGCTATTGCGAGTAAGAAAGCCATCAACAATATCAAAGATGCTAAGGGGATGAAGCTGAGATGTATGCAGAACCCTCTGTTTATTGATACTTACGAGGCGTTTGGCTTTACGGCCACTCCTACTGACTGGGGTGAGCTATATACATCGCTTCAAACAGGCATGGTTGAAGCAGATGACTTAGGTGTGTATTGCAATAGCATCTTCAAGATGAGTGAGGTAGTCGAAAGCTATGCCATCTTGAATCAAATGTGGACGCAGAAAATCTTGTTCATTTCCCCTATTACCTGGGCCAAGTTAAACGATGAACAGAAAGCAATTGTGCAAAGCGTTGCGGACGAAGCGATTGAACTGACTGACGCCTGGCAGTATGCCCGCGAAGCTCAATATATCGAAAAAGTGAAAGCTGCGGGCCAGACTGTCACCTACCCAGATACGGCTGAGTTTAAAACAGCGGCTGAATCTGTTTATACCAAGTGGTTTAAAAATAAACCTAACTGGGCATCTTGGTATGATCAAATCCAATATCTAGACCCGAATGCTCGTCTACCTGAAGCCTATCAATAA